GAGACAATGCTTCATCACATGCAGCTCCACTGCTTGACTAGCCAACAAAAGCCTCAAAGTCGACCGAATAATGACCTGGCCCCCTTCCTCACCTGACTTAAACCCAATTGAGAACTTGTGGGCCCTTCTCAAATGTGAGATTTACTGTGAGGAAAGACAATACACCTCTTTGAAAACCCCCATTTGGGAGGCTGCGGTTGCTGCTTCAGTGAAAGTTGATTGTGAACAGATCAAGAAACTGACTGCACTGATGGAAGGGTCATGGCAGTTACTGAAGAGCAACTATGTTAGTCACTATTTCTTAAAGGGCAAAAATGTTAGGAGGATTGATCAAAATGTTACGAGACTTTTCCTATTAAAGTCAAAAACTGTACCTGACTTGAATTTGGCCACCGTCCCTGATGAAGTGGTCTCTGTGTTTCCAGCACTTATGCAATGTTTGTAATGCTTCCTGAAAGTCCAATTATGTAAACATGTCGAGCACCACCTTTGATGACCATTGAATGTCCTAActgcaaaatgtcaaattaatcCTTGtcttttgtggctttttatgAGTTATACATTCTCTAAAATTTAAGATTTGCACTAAAAGTTGCTTAATAATTGTTCACACATGGATATTCCCCTGCAAAAGACAAAACTCACATTTCCTTTGTGAAACATTCAGGTTTGAGATTCAATAGCACTTTGGATTGGCTGAGAGTATTATACTTGTTCAACATTAGAactgattttaatgaaaacaaTTTGCTTAATAATGGTGCATGCAGTAATAAGAACTTTGACCCCCAATTTCTCCCAGCTGTTAACATTCAGTTCCCTGTTTCCTGCAGTTATCGTCACTTTTAACCCTTTAGTTAATCGTCTAGTAGATGCAAATAGTCTTGTGCTACCTCCTTGGTGTTACCATCCTCTCGTCATGTGCCACCAAAACGAGCTTGGCAGCAATTGCAGTGCAGAAATTCGAAATGTGTGTATATTAGTGTCTTCATTACATTTCTACACTCAGTTGTAAACCAACCTTTTCAGCATTTGTCTCTATTCCAATTCTTAAGAAAAACTAATTGAAAGCCCCCTTTCAAGTATGTTTCTATAATGACTTTTTGGAGAAAAATCTGATTATGTATTGTCTGAAATACTGATGTCAATGTACGTAAGCTTCAAGAATCCAGTCTCGGTGAGGCTGTACTTCACACCTTTATCCACCCCCCACTAGTGGGAGTCACCAGTGTAGTCACTTTTCCGGCACCtcactatcattctgctatCAGGCAAAAAAGGCTTGAACTTgtctgtatttctttaaaccagttGTAGTGGGCAGAGCTATACAGTTAAGGATGAGACTTCTGTGTTTCCTGAAAGCAGTGGGTTTGTCGTGGAGGAACATTTCCATGCAGGAAGGTGagcactgtgattaaaatggacaatttaatgcaaaaaacaagcagagctGAGTGTCTGGACGATCCAAATCCTCCGCAaaactttcagtttcatttccGGTCTTATAGGTTGGAACTTCTTCTTGTTTCTCCTGGCTAAGAAACTGTAACACAGAGAGAGCATGGAGGGGAGGAGACTGCCGACTGAGATAATCGACCAATGGCAGGCTTATACCGGCAATCTACATCAGGTGAGTCAGACTACTATTGCATCAACACCAATATAAACCTGCAGTAGCCTCCCAAAAGCAAATAACAGATCTAATTGTTGTCGTTTAAGCACAACAAAGCCAGAAAACCACAACTATCTGGCTCTGGGCACGAAACTGACCCGAGTATAGACTGTGCCATTTGGAAAATGAATATCTTGGCAAAATTGTCAGTGCTTTTCACATATACTTTTCACTTGTATTTGTTCAATTTATGGTATTTCTgcgggttttttttgtttttgtttttgtgctgtacATACAAGCTAGAAtacttaatttaaaatgaatatcTTGGCACAGTTGTTGGTTCTTTCTACATTCACATTTGACTACATTTGTTCAGTTATTTCAGAGATTGTATTTGTGCTGCACATAAAAACCAGAATACTTGATTATTCAGAATGGAAGTTACTGCGATTCTAGTGCTATTTATGCACATATTGTGCTATGTATTGCAGTTTTGTCATCATTACAGATTACTACAGAATGGTATACCCTGTCAAAATGCTAAAATTAGTGCAAAATCTTCCAGTCATTCTAATTCCAGcaaaattttctttaatttatctatatctatatctatatatctatatttaTCTATATATTAATGTGTTTAAGTCAAAACAGACTTGCTGATGACTGGCAGTCTGTGATTATTCTTGTCTCTACCATGTCTCGTTTTCCTTATTTTGTCTTCAATCTTCATAATCCCCTTAAAGCTTATTAGATTGGCCAGTATCCATCATCTCCATCAATTTCCAATTTCTGTCTgaatataaatgtgttttgaaaagaagagaaaaataaactgacTTTCTAGAGGagcaaatgaacaaacaaaaaatatcctATGCTTGAAAGTTCCGAGATTTCCTGTTTTTCCCCCCCACACTCAAACTAAACTTACAACGAACGCAGCGTGGATGTAAATAACTTTTAGCAActttgacttaaaaaaaaacgagaGGTGGGAGTTTCGCCTTTAAGAGTTAAGAAACTTGAAACCTTGTTTGCGCAACAATCAGTGCAGCTCACAGCCGCCAAAGTGTCTAGACTAGCACATGATGGTAGTCAGCCAATGGCTCCACCGCTCTCCTCGGGGgccccgtgtgtgtgtgtgtctgtgtgcgtttgtgtgtgtttgtctgtgagcgtgcttgtgtgtgtgtgtgaggaagagggggagagaaaaagaaaaagagcgaGAAACGGAGAAAGAAAAGGGATCTGAGCTGCAGTTTGGTTGAGATCtgagcagaggagcagcagcgCTTTTCAGCCCCGGATTGATCCTCTTCATGTAGTTTCAACTCGCATGGATATTTTTGTTGGGATtttaaagaggaaagaaaaagaaaagcccGAAGAAGTGCACTGACATCTCAAGAAGACGGCGAGGATCCTGACTTTTCTGGTGCATTTTCTTGGGATTAAAATCACATCGAAGTGCCTCATGCCCTACGTGCCGGTGTAAGAAAGTAGATCTGAAGCTGGTTTAAAAGTCGGGAACTGATTCAGGCTGCAAGTTTGCCCTCTCGGATCCGAAGGCTGCTTTGGATTATGTTACTGAGCGTATTATGTTATGTTATTATGCATTCTACTTTTTTTACTCGTTCGTAACAAGCACATAAACAGTCCATTCCGCAGCGATCCTGGATAATCAGCCACAGTTTGAGCCGCTTCGCTTTATTTACAGTGTGATCGGTTCAATGAAAGCCTTCTGATCGGAATGCTGCAGTGCATTTATTGCGCGGTTTTGTTGTTGTAGATGCAACAAAATATCCTTCAGTCTAATGTTGCGGTTTTGCCACCAATGCTCCTCAGTTGGCTGTGCATGCTTTGCACGGCATTTCACCGTCATTAATGTTTTGCAACGACCGGAGAAGTGTATGTAACATTAGGATATCCGTACAAGAATAATAAAGGAAAAAACCCTTATAGATTTTCAAGTTGTCGTATGTTCAGGACGAAACGCTCAGGTCTTGTGCGGCGACTCTGGAGAAGCCGTTTGATCCCAGATAAAGAAGGGGAAGATGGAAATGGCAAAACTAGTGAGGGCTGTAGGGACGATCTGTTCGGCAACAACCCAGAGAAAATTCCCAAAACGGAGTTCAGACCGATGACCCCTAGCGGGTCTCTTGTAGGGGACATAGGGGGTGTGTGCCCCATGGAGAGCAGCGGCTTGGGGGTCACCTCGGACCAAGATGGGGGAGCGGTGTGCGTCCCGGAGCAGGGGAGCCCCCGCTCCGCGCAGGACAGCGAATGCAGGACAGTGACGTGCTGCTTATTTAAAGACCGGGACCACTCCGAGCTTAGGGGTCCAGAGACGGCTCAGGGTACCAGGGATCCGGGGTCGTGTCACTTCGTGCTGCGGAGCCTCGGACCGGGAGACGGAGGCTCTCCCGAGGCGCAGGAGACGATGCCACGCACGGTGTTAGAGCAGGAACTGAAGGCGGCCACATACTCGCTTTTAAAGAGGCTAAAGGAAAAGGCGCTGGATACCTTACTAGAGTCCGTGGAGTCCAGAGGAGGGATGCCGAGCGACTGTGTTATGATTTCCCGGACAGAGTTGAGGTTGGGCGGCCATGTGGCATCCCCACAGCTGCTCGTGTGTAAACTGTACCGCTGGTCTGACCTCCAGCACTCGGCCCAGCTCAAACCGCTCTGTGAGTGTAAGAGCTTTGGGGCCCTGGACAGTCCTACAGTATGCTGCAACCCCTATCACTACAGCCGGCTCTGTGGGCCAGGTAAGGTCCTCTGACACGCACTGCCTTTATGTTGTACCTCACAGGCCTGCACAGATAAACACTGCACACCTGGGTGTATTGTTTTCTTAAACTTTCTTGTCTTTACCGGTTCTCACTGAGGATGCATCTTCACTTCTAAATATCCATTTGATCTGTAAACATGCAAGCAAGTCCTGCAGAAACAATCCAACAATTTGGCTCATTTGTTCCTTTTGCATGCCAGATTTTACCCCATGATTACAAAGTGAAAGGTCGTATTTACATTTGCAAGGCAGAAATAAGCTTTCCCCAATCGTGAAACTGCAAAGGTTCTTGAAATGTGCCCTGAAAATCTTGGGTGTTTTCTCTGTCTGATGTTGTTTGGCttactttgatacacagaggtAGAAGAAGGCAGGTCGTTTGACTAAATAGTTAATGATTACCAAAGTCATCCTTATTGCAAGGTGAGCAATAATAATGCGTCTTTGAGCAATGGGTATGAACTGAAAACAAATATGACTGTTTCCTGTTATTTTGATGATACCTTGAGTAAGTTACCACTAtttgttggggaaaaaaacatgcaaaatattccatcagtttaatatttttgtcacttcCTGTCATTTTAGTGTCCTAAGTGGtaatatttgaataattttatgCTACCAGAGCATCACTCCCATTGGCCTGCGACATCTGGACCTTTTGATAaaggagtgtgtttgtttggactGTGGCCCTTTCAGTGCTTCCATGTATTCCCTAATAATACACAGTACATGACAGCTTTAGCGTGTCTCCATATGTCACTGCCTTCAGTGTGATTGTCAGTACAGACATTTTCAGCTCTTCCCTCTGTTTTGAGTTCATGCCAGAAGTGTATGGCATGTATTTGTTTAGACTCATTCAGAGGTTTGGACTTGCTGCCATATGTCAATTTAGTCGGTGTGTGGTAGAGGATTGAGCTTTATTTCCACAATCAATGAGCTATCTATGGCAGAACCTCCCTGACCTATATTAAACAGATTAAATTTTGGCAGGGGGTAGGCCTGTGATTTGGAAAACCTTAAACGCTGGGCCAATCGACCCCGCTGACCCGATGACAACGCCTGGTATCATGTGTAAAGATGCAAGCGTCAGTATTTCTGTCTCCTCACTGGCACAGGAGGTGGATTTTCCATAACATCCATGTTTACTAGAGCCAACTGGCTGTGACAAGCACTTCAAAGTCATAAGTCCAATAATATCAGAATTCATACCGAGCAAATGTGGGAAACTGATGTGGATTTGGCCCTCTTGTCATAGCACACTGTCTGAATTGATCAGAAGTGATTATATAAAGCTCCAAGTTTACTGACAAACCGTGGCATTTTTTGGTTTAAATAGAATGTGTTTGATAGGACATTTGTTCCATCTGCTGAATACGATGTGAGGCTGTGTTAAGCACGTTTTTTCTCACTTAAACTACCAAGATGAATtgtaaggagagggagagaggcaCATACCCCATATTGGGACTAAGGCTCGTAGTAGACATAGCTCACATGCGCTCATGCGTGGCCCGATAGAGCTGGTATTTCTTTCACGCTATTCAAGAAGGGGGGCTTTGAATCAAGACCTTAATCGCTGGTTTTGACAGTGTTTGTAAATGGGAATGGAAGAAATAtagaagaaaacaaatcagtACATGGGATAGATTTTAATTTAGAAACAGTTGTATTCTTTGTAAAACACAGTGGAAAATATTCCCAACAACTGCTTTCATCTAATACTAATCATAACAAAATGCTGCTCTGTTTTACATAAGTgcttttaaaggttaaaacaaTATCTAATGTAAGGCAGAGAGCTTGGATTGAAGTGCACAAA
This window of the Acanthochromis polyacanthus isolate Apoly-LR-REF ecotype Palm Island chromosome 8, KAUST_Apoly_ChrSc, whole genome shotgun sequence genome carries:
- the smad6b gene encoding mothers against decapentaplegic homolog 6b, with translation MFRTKRSGLVRRLWRSRLIPDKEGEDGNGKTSEGCRDDLFGNNPEKIPKTEFRPMTPSGSLVGDIGGVCPMESSGLGVTSDQDGGAVCVPEQGSPRSAQDSECRTVTCCLFKDRDHSELRGPETAQGTRDPGSCHFVLRSLGPGDGGSPEAQETMPRTVLEQELKAATYSLLKRLKEKALDTLLESVESRGGMPSDCVMISRTELRLGGHVASPQLLVCKLYRWSDLQHSAQLKPLCECKSFGALDSPTVCCNPYHYSRLCGPESPPPPYSRLSPNEEHKPLDLSDSTLSYTETEAASSPNITPGEFSDASMSPDAPKQSHWCNVAYWEHRTRVGRLYTVYEHSVSIFYDLPQGTGFCLGQLNLEHRSSTVQRTRGKIGYGILLSKELDGVWAYNRSEHPIFVNSPTLDVPNSRTLVVRKVMPGYSIKVFDYERSCLLRHTTEADLLDGPYDPNSVRISFAKGWGPCYSRQFITSCPCWLEILLNNHR